One region of Trichosurus vulpecula isolate mTriVul1 chromosome 1, mTriVul1.pri, whole genome shotgun sequence genomic DNA includes:
- the PLK2 gene encoding serine/threonine-protein kinase PLK2, whose product MASLGGAFFVTSRPFSSSHPFRTAPAYKITAPYRSTRTSRTRALGRAWAVVLAGDTGSGIRERLTSSEPLRWEQRPGIDEAEAQAEQEEDEMELLRTITYQPAGTTKMCEQALGKACGGESRKKKQQQLPEEPLPPPSQQQQQQPAAQQQQPQTQLSAHHHHHHSHSGTEVSRIITDPTTGKRYCRGKVLGKGGFAKCYEMTDLTNNKVYAAKIIPHSRVAKPHQREKIDKEIELHRILHHRHVVQFYHYFEDKENIYILLEYCSRRSMAHILKARKVLTEPEVRYYLRQIVSGLKYLHEQEILHRDLKLGNFFINEAMELKVGDFGLAARLEPLEHRRRTICGTPNYLSPEVLNKQGHGCESDIWALGCVMYTMLLGRPPFETTNLKETYRCIREARYTMPSSLLAPAKHLIASMLSKNPEDRPSLDDIIRHDFFLQGFTPDRLSSSCCHTVPDFHLSSPAKNFFKKAAAALFGGKKEKARYFDTHNRLAKEDEEIYKLRHDLKKTSITQQPTKHRVDEEIQPPSTAVANSGAPAVDSKQQIGDAIRMIVRGTLGSCSSSSECLEDSTMGSVADTVARVLRGCLENMPEADFIPKEQLVTSFQWVTKWVDYSNKYGFGYQLSDHTVGVLFNNGAHMSLLPDKKTVHYYAELGQCSVFPATDAPQQFISQVTVLKYFSHYMEENLMDGGDLPSVTDIRRPRLYLLQWLKSDKALMMLFNDGTFQVNFYHDHTKIIICSQNEEYLLTYINEDRISTTFRLTTLLITGCSLELKNRMEYALNMLLQRCN is encoded by the exons ATGGCGAGTTTGGGCGGGGCGTTCTTTGTGACGTCTCGCCCCTTCTCAAGCTCCCACCCCTTTCGAACCGCCCCTGCTTATAAAATCACGGCGCCCTACCGTTCCACTCGCACAAGTCGAACGCGGGCGCTGGGTCGGGCCTGGGCTGTAGTGCTAGCCGGGGACACTGGCTCGGGCATTCGGGAGCGCCTCACCAGCTCAGAGCCTCTGCGGTGGGAGCAGCGCCCCGGCATCGACGAGGCTGAGGCTCAGGCAGAGCAGGAGGAGGACGAGATGGAATTACTGAGGACGATCACCTACCAGCCAGCCGGCACAACCAAGATGTGCGAGCAGGCGCTGGGCAAAGCTTGTGGCGGGGAGTCTAGGAAgaaaaagcagcagcagctgcccgaggagccgctgccgccgccgtcgcaacagcagcagcagcagccggcGGCGCAGCAGCAGCAACCCCAGACCCAGCTGTCTGcgcaccatcaccaccatcactcgCACTCCGGGACCGAGGTCTCGAGGATTATAACCGACCCCACCACGGGGAAGCGCTACTGCCGGGGCAAGGTGCTGGGGAAG GGTGGCTTTGCAAAGTGTTATGAGATGACAGATTTGACAAATAACAAAGTCTATGCTGCAAAAATCATTCCTCACAGCCGTGTAGCTAAGCCTCATCAAAGGGAAAAG atTGACAAAGAAATAGAGTTGCATCGAATTCTTCATCACAGGCATGTGGTACAGTTTTACCACTACTTTGAAGACAAAGAAAACATTTACATTCTTCTGGAGTACTGCAGTAGAAGG tCAATGGCTCATATCTTGAAAGCAAGAAAGGTATTGACAGAACCGGAAGTCCGCTACTACCTCAGGCAGATTGTGTCAGGTCTCAAATACCTTCACGAACAAGAAATCTTGCACAGAGATCTTAAATTAG GTAATTTCTTTATTAATGAAGCCATGGAACTAAAAGTGGGGGACTTTGGCTTGGCAGCAAGGTTGGAGCCACTGGAACACAGAAGGAG AACAATCTGTGGCACTCCAAACTATCTCTCTCCTGAAGTCCTCAATAAACAAGGGCATGGCTGTGAATCAGATATTTGGGCCTTAGGCTGTGTAAT GTATACAATGTTACTAGGAAGACCTCCGTTTGAAACGACAAATCTCAAAGAAACCTATAGGTGTATAAGGGAAGCCAGGTATACAATGCCATCTTCATTGCTGGCCCCTGCAAAGCACTTAATAGCCAGCATGTTGTCCAAAAACCCTGAAGATCGTCCCAGTTTAGATGACATCATACGTCACGACTTCTTCTTGCAG GGCTTTACCCCAGATAGACTTTCTTCTAGCTGCTGTCACACGGTTCCAGATTTCCACTTATCGAGTCCTGCCAAGAATTTCTTCAAGAAAGCAGCTGCAGCTCTTTTtggtggcaaaaaagaaaaagcaagatatTTTGATACACATA ATAGACTAgcaaaagaagatgaagaaatttacAAGCTTAGACATGATCTGAAGAAAACGTCAATAACTCAGCAACCCACCAAACATAGAGTGGATGAG GAGATCCAGCCACCCAGCACTGCTGTTGCCAACTCTGGAGCACCTGCAGTAGATTCCAAACAGCAAATTGGTGATGCGATTCGGATGATTGTCAGAGGAACTCTTGGCAGCTGCAGCAGTAGCAGTGAAT GTCTTGAAGATAGTACCATGGGCAGTGTTGCAGACACAGTGGCAAGAGTACTTCGAGGGTGTCTAGAAAACATGCCAGAGGCTGACTTTATCCCCAAAGAACAATTGGTCACCTCATTCCAGTGGGTGACCAAGTGGGTGGATTACTCAAATAAATATGGCTTTGGTTATCAGCTGTCAGACCACACTGTCGGTGTACTCTTCAACAACGGTGCCCACATGAGTCTTCTTCCTGACAAAAA GACAGTCCACTACTATGCAGAACTTGGTCAGTGTTCTGTTTTCCCAGCTACAGATGCTCCTCAACAATTCATTAGCCAAGTGACGGTGCTGAAATACTTCTCTCACTACATGGAAGAGAACCTCATGGAT gGTGGAGACCTACCTAGTGTTACAGACATCCGAAGACCAAGGCTCTACCTGCTGCAGTGGTTAAAATCAGACAAGGCCTTAATGATGCTCTTCAACGATGGCACGTTTCAG GTGAATTTCTACCATGATCATACGAAGATCATAATCTGTAGCCAGAATGAGGAATATCTGCTGACATATATCAATGAAGATAGGATATCTACCACCTTCAGACTGACCACATTGCTGATAACTGGGTGTTCATTAGAATTAAAAAACCGAATGGAATATGCACTGAACATGTTGCTGCAAAGATGTAACTAA